One candidate division KSB1 bacterium genomic window carries:
- a CDS encoding DUF1232 domain-containing protein: MEKEQGFYLKLRQKVLEWINTNLNAASPYAKYIIWAPDMFYLVWKLSIDPRVPISERLKLMAAVAYFISPFDLIPEAIIGPVAWADDLVLTAYVLHGLLSNTPPELLKQYWPGDEDVFEVIKKVVAAADRLVGKRISDMLRRRSRERGA; this comes from the coding sequence ATGGAAAAGGAGCAAGGTTTTTACCTGAAATTGCGCCAAAAGGTGCTGGAATGGATCAATACCAATCTGAATGCGGCGTCTCCTTACGCCAAGTACATCATTTGGGCGCCCGACATGTTCTATTTGGTGTGGAAGCTGTCGATCGATCCGCGCGTACCGATTTCCGAACGCCTCAAGTTGATGGCTGCGGTGGCCTATTTCATCTCTCCGTTCGATCTCATTCCTGAGGCAATCATCGGACCGGTCGCCTGGGCCGACGATCTGGTGTTGACCGCTTACGTGCTGCATGGCCTGTTGAGCAATACCCCGCCCGAGCTGCTCAAACAGTACTGGCCGGGTGACGAGGATGTCTTTGAGGTCATCAAAAAGGTCGTTGCAGCCGCGGACCGGTTGGTCGGCAAACGCATCAGCGACATGCTGCGGCGCCGCAGTCGGGAAAGAGGTGCCTAA
- a CDS encoding T9SS type A sorting domain-containing protein, with the protein SSATGEDWYIDDIIWTGQPTNVANKKPENLDLAIRNYPNPFNPITTISYNLPQAAMVNLAVFDLNGRQVAQLIDHRQAAGSYEIRFDASQLPSGTYFCRLIAGERVDTHKMLLLK; encoded by the coding sequence GTTCTTCGGCAACCGGCGAGGATTGGTATATTGACGACATCATCTGGACCGGCCAACCGACCAACGTTGCGAACAAAAAGCCGGAAAACCTTGACCTTGCGATCCGCAACTATCCTAACCCCTTCAACCCGATTACGACCATCAGCTACAACCTGCCTCAGGCGGCCATGGTCAATCTGGCGGTTTTCGACCTCAACGGCCGTCAAGTAGCCCAGTTGATCGATCACCGTCAGGCAGCCGGCTCTTACGAGATCCGCTTTGATGCCTCGCAGCTGCCCAGCGGCACTTATTTCTGCCGCCTGATTGCCGGCGAGCGCGTCGATACTCACAAAATGCTGCTGCTAAAGTAG